From the Hevea brasiliensis isolate MT/VB/25A 57/8 chromosome 15, ASM3005281v1, whole genome shotgun sequence genome, one window contains:
- the LOC110655593 gene encoding uncharacterized protein LOC110655593 isoform X1: MKEYRDVSMPPIARISKPYVPNLLLQTESASEEEDKKSHFDEEDRPNIRAGSVPRPRAVLSSPDNDAVIGNKNRVKAVRPSALKNHHSIQSRHAQCKVAPSQAVDESPPNTRKSKDTTDNNLKGKKWSTTAISSPRRNITTNKPSSVRIS; the protein is encoded by the exons A TGAAGGAGTACCGAGATGTTTCTATGCCACCCATTGCAAGAATTTCCAAGCCTTATGTACCAAACTTACTCCTGCAAACAGAGTCTGCTTCTGAAG AAGAAGACAAGAAAAGCCATTTTGATGAGGAGGATAGACCAAATATTAGAGCTGGTTCAGTCCCTCGTCCACGTGCTGTCTTATCTAGTCCtg ACAATGATGCAGTGATCGGAAATAAAAACAGAGTCAAAGCAGTAAGACCTTCAGCTTTGAAGAATCATCATTCTATACAAAGTAGACATGCACAATGTAAGGTTGCCCCAAGTCAAGCAGTTGATGAAAGTCCTCCGAACACGAGGAAGTCCAAGGACACTACTGATAATAATCTtaaaggaaagaaatggtcaacTACTGCAATATCAAGCCCGAGAAGAAATATTACAACTAATAAACCAAGCTCTGTAAGAATCTCATAG
- the LOC110655593 gene encoding uncharacterized protein LOC110655593 isoform X2, which translates to MKEYRDVSMPPIARISKPYVPNLLLQTESASEEEDKKSHFDEEDRPNIRAGSVPRPRAVLSSPVIGNKNRVKAVRPSALKNHHSIQSRHAQCKVAPSQAVDESPPNTRKSKDTTDNNLKGKKWSTTAISSPRRNITTNKPSSVRIS; encoded by the exons A TGAAGGAGTACCGAGATGTTTCTATGCCACCCATTGCAAGAATTTCCAAGCCTTATGTACCAAACTTACTCCTGCAAACAGAGTCTGCTTCTGAAG AAGAAGACAAGAAAAGCCATTTTGATGAGGAGGATAGACCAAATATTAGAGCTGGTTCAGTCCCTCGTCCACGTGCTGTCTTATCTAGTCCtg TGATCGGAAATAAAAACAGAGTCAAAGCAGTAAGACCTTCAGCTTTGAAGAATCATCATTCTATACAAAGTAGACATGCACAATGTAAGGTTGCCCCAAGTCAAGCAGTTGATGAAAGTCCTCCGAACACGAGGAAGTCCAAGGACACTACTGATAATAATCTtaaaggaaagaaatggtcaacTACTGCAATATCAAGCCCGAGAAGAAATATTACAACTAATAAACCAAGCTCTGTAAGAATCTCATAG
- the LOC110655593 gene encoding uncharacterized protein LOC110655593 isoform X3 — MPPIARISKPYVPNLLLQTESASEEEDKKSHFDEEDRPNIRAGSVPRPRAVLSSPDNDAVIGNKNRVKAVRPSALKNHHSIQSRHAQCKVAPSQAVDESPPNTRKSKDTTDNNLKGKKWSTTAISSPRRNITTNKPSSVRIS; from the exons ATGCCACCCATTGCAAGAATTTCCAAGCCTTATGTACCAAACTTACTCCTGCAAACAGAGTCTGCTTCTGAAG AAGAAGACAAGAAAAGCCATTTTGATGAGGAGGATAGACCAAATATTAGAGCTGGTTCAGTCCCTCGTCCACGTGCTGTCTTATCTAGTCCtg ACAATGATGCAGTGATCGGAAATAAAAACAGAGTCAAAGCAGTAAGACCTTCAGCTTTGAAGAATCATCATTCTATACAAAGTAGACATGCACAATGTAAGGTTGCCCCAAGTCAAGCAGTTGATGAAAGTCCTCCGAACACGAGGAAGTCCAAGGACACTACTGATAATAATCTtaaaggaaagaaatggtcaacTACTGCAATATCAAGCCCGAGAAGAAATATTACAACTAATAAACCAAGCTCTGTAAGAATCTCATAG
- the LOC110655592 gene encoding uncharacterized protein LOC110655592 — translation MWPGAGLNLRWNIRRFCTVATRRVLDEGDWLYSSEWWGTDSDGHTVLRSTSDKGNGVVSVLAYPSSRPNEIHWPETEKWLQQSYAQIHPGQEHNVRFRILGYQWRTLRFNDDTRQSTAKVMAAYQQSEPNSIFLMQQAHCLAVPYLKSMVSVGMTTIASCNYDFVDAVYGKKQMRILCIGHGGGSLPLFLASKIQGAVIDVVEIDPLVISASIQAMGFPAFSVMSSSGQRALSKPDIIDEIMWRGIHERLYLYESDAEKFVLNNCSNIYDMIFIDAYDGDDIFPRKLWDADSPFLQALNKRLHPEHGTVVVNLHADYEALSPNPSASYFYQQLLPMSMQVPKVCRAYKDVLVGNGNYGGGKEGSGGFVFTVSVPWVCNTSMVVCRGLGMNNRNYSRDSIASTVISKSLEVENILNLPFSCLEYIKRDFTLVD, via the exons ATGTGGCCTGGAGCTGGGTTGAACTTGAGATGGAATATCCGGCGATTTTGTACGGTGGCAACTCGCCGTGTTCTGGACGAGGGTGACTGGCTTTATTCGTCGGAGTGGTGGGGTACGGATTCCGATGGCCATACCGTTCTACGTTCTACTTCCGATAAAGGAAACGGCGTCGTCTCAGTCCTCGCTTATCCTTCTTCTAGACCT AATGAGATTCACTGGCCAGAAACTGAGAAATGGCTTCAGCAAAGTTATGCCCAGATACATCCAGGTCAAGAACACAATGTACGTTTCCGGATACTTGGATATCAGTGGCGCACACTTCGCTTTAATGATGATACACGCCAAAGCACTGCTAAAGTGATGGCAGCTTACCAACAATCAGAACCTAATTCTATATTCCTAATGCAGCAGGCACATTGTTTAGCTGTTCCAT ATCTGAAAAGCATGGTGTCTGTTGGGATGACTACTATAGCATCCTGTAATTATGACTTTGTGGATGCTGTATATGGGAAGAAACAAATGCGCATTTTATGCATTGGTCATGGTGGGGGAAGCTTACCATTGTTTCTGGCTAGCAAAATTCAAG GTGCTGTCATCGATGTGGTAGAAATTGATCCTCTTGTTATATCTGCTTCTATCCAAGCAATGGGTTTTCCAGCTTTCTCAGTTATGTCCTCGTCAGGTCAGCGAGCTTTATCAAAACCTGACATAATCGATGAAATAATGTGGAGAGGCATCCATGAGAGGCTTTATCTCTATGAATCAGATGCTGAGAAGTTTGTCCTCAACAACTGCAGCAATATATATGATATGATTTTTATCGATGCTTATGATGGTGATGACATCTTCCCACGCAAGTTATGGGATGCTGATTCCCCTTTTCTCCAAGCACTAAATAAACGGCTGCATCCTGAGCATGGCACTGTTGTGGTGAACCTTCATGCAGATTATGAAGCCTTGAGTCCAAATCCATCTGCTTCATATTTTTATCAACAACTTCTGCCAATGAGTATGCAAGTTCCCAAAGTTTGCCGAGCATACAAGGATGTTCTTGTGGGAAATGGAAATTATGGTGGTGGGAAAGAAGGTTCAGGTGGTTTTGTATTCACTGTTTCAGTTCCTTGGGTGTGTAATACGTCAATGGTTGTATGCAGAGGTTTAGGGATGAATAATAGAAACTATAGTAGGGATTCCATTGCTAGTACTGTGATATCTAAATCCCTTGAAGTGGAAAATATTCTGAACCTACCATTCTCATGCTTGGAGTATATAAAGAGAGATTTTACCCTTGTTGATTGA